A region of the Planktothrix tepida PCC 9214 genome:
AATTAGGTGTAATTGGTGGCGGGGTGATGGGAGAAGCTCTCATCTCCCGCTTAATTTCTTCTCATATTTATCAACCATCTGAAATTATTATTAGTGATCCTCAACAAGAGCGTCGCAATAGTTTGGCACAACAGTATGGTGTTGTTGTAACCGCTAATAATCAGGAAACTACTCAGGCAACGGAAGCTCTTTTATTAGCGATTAAACCCCAAATTTTTGAAGCGATCGCCACGGAATTAGGGGGAGGTGTGACGTTAGGACTGGATACGGTTGTTTTGTCTATTTTAGCAGGAGTTCCTCTTAATAAATTAGAAACGGCTTTTCCGAAACATCCGGTGATTAGAATTATGCCCAATACTCCAGCGACCGTCGGGGCGGGTGTGAGTGCGATCGCCTCTGGAAAATTGGTGTACCCCCCCCATTTAGATCTCACCAGACGCATTTTTCAGGCCGTTGGAGACGTGGTAGACGTGCCGGAGGCTTTAATAGATGCCGTCACCGGATTATCGGGTTCTGGCCCCGCTTATGTGGCGATTTTAATTGAAGCCTTAGCCGATGGAGGAGTTGCGGCTGGACTTCCTCGCCCTATAGCCTCTAAATTAGCGTTATCAACGGTATTAGGAACCGCCCAACTCCTGTCACAATCTAACTTACATCCAGCCGAACTCAAAGATCGTGTTACCAGTCCAGGAGGAACTACCATCGCCGGAGTTTCCCAACTGGAAAAAGCGGGATTTCGTTCAGCTTTAATAGAAGCGGTCAAAGCTGCCACTCAACGGTCAAAAGAGTTAGGACGTTAATTGACGGTTGAGGTACTCTTATCAGTGCTTCCCCATCCCCAGTTCCCTACTCCCCACTGATAACTGATCACTGATAACTGATCACTGTTAGGGAAGTACGACTTAAGAGTACGGTTTTTTCCATTTTAGGTTTTGAAGAAATAATCCATTATTAGAGATGTAAAGCAAAGCAATTCCTAAACAAAAACCTAAACAATCTCAAAGGAGAACACTAATGATGCTGTTAACTCGTTTTTCTTTTCCCGGTTTTGCAGAAATTGAAAACATTCAACGTCAAGTTGATCAAGTCTTAGATGAATTAAGCCAAACTCAAGTTGCTACAGACTGGACTCCGGCGGTACAACTGGAAGAAACGCCAGAACAGTTTATTGTTCGGGCTATTATCCCCAATTTAGATAAAAATGAATTAGATATTGAAGTCGCAAAAAGTGGGGTTGCTATTTCGGGTAAAACTCTTGAAACAGAAGTTTCTGAAGGTCACAAAATCACTCATTCTGAGTTTCCTGTCGGTCAATTTCGTCGAGTAGTTTCCCTTAATGAAGCCATTGTGCAAACGGAAGTTAAAGCTGAATACACTGACGGAATTCTAACCGTTACGTTACCGAAAGCACCGGAAGTAATTCATCGCGTTGTTAAAGTGAATTTAAACTCTGAAACTCAATCATAATCGTAAGGGTGGGCAATGCCCACCTTTTTTTT
Encoded here:
- the proC gene encoding pyrroline-5-carboxylate reductase produces the protein MFKLGVIGGGVMGEALISRLISSHIYQPSEIIISDPQQERRNSLAQQYGVVVTANNQETTQATEALLLAIKPQIFEAIATELGGGVTLGLDTVVLSILAGVPLNKLETAFPKHPVIRIMPNTPATVGAGVSAIASGKLVYPPHLDLTRRIFQAVGDVVDVPEALIDAVTGLSGSGPAYVAILIEALADGGVAAGLPRPIASKLALSTVLGTAQLLSQSNLHPAELKDRVTSPGGTTIAGVSQLEKAGFRSALIEAVKAATQRSKELGR
- a CDS encoding Hsp20/alpha crystallin family protein, translating into MMLLTRFSFPGFAEIENIQRQVDQVLDELSQTQVATDWTPAVQLEETPEQFIVRAIIPNLDKNELDIEVAKSGVAISGKTLETEVSEGHKITHSEFPVGQFRRVVSLNEAIVQTEVKAEYTDGILTVTLPKAPEVIHRVVKVNLNSETQS